One region of Primulina tabacum isolate GXHZ01 chromosome 17, ASM2559414v2, whole genome shotgun sequence genomic DNA includes:
- the LOC142531473 gene encoding cytochrome b5-like: protein MGSDLKVRSFEEVSSHNKIKDCWLIINGKVYDVTPFMDDHPGGDEVLLSATGKDATNDFEDVGHSDSAREMMDKYYIGEVDMSTIPLKHAYVPPTQAPYNPDKTSEFVIKILQFLVPLLILGLAFAVRHYAKEK from the exons ATGGGGTCAGATCTGAAAGTTCGCTCATTTGAGGAGGTTTCGAGCCATAACAAGATTAAGGATTGCTGGCTAATTATTAATGGGAAG GTTTATGATGTAACCCCATTCATGGATGATCATCCTGGAGGTGACGAAGTTCTGCTATCAGCAACAG GGAAAGATGCAACCAATGACTTTGAAGACGTTGGACACAGTGATTCCGCTAGGGAAATGATGGACAAATATTACATTGGGGAGGTAGACATGTCAACCATTCCCCTGAAACACGCATATGTCCCTCCAACACAAGCCCCGTACAATCCGGACAAGACTTCCGAGTTTGTGATTAAGATCTTGCAGTTCCTTGTGCCTCTCTTGATACTGGGCTTGGCCTTTGCTGTCCGTCATTACGCCAAAGAGAAATGA
- the LOC142531471 gene encoding metal-nicotianamine transporter YSL3-like isoform X1, which yields MVSSDNREMENEDLEETRGQAEEMNRIPPWNKQITIRGIVASLVIGIIYSIIVMKLNLTTGLVPNLNVSAALLAFVFVRTWTKILQKANFVTTPFTKQENTTIQTCAVACYSIALGGGFGSYLLGLDKKTLVKAGVDTEGNPTGSYKEPKLDWMIGFLFVVSFVGLFALVPLRKVMILDYKLPYPSGTATAVLINGFHTTKGDKTAKKQVRGFMKFFSLSFIWSFFQWFFSGGENCGFVNFPTFGLKSWKQTFYFDFSMTYVGAGMICSHLVNFSLLLGAVISWGVIWPLISEKNGEWYPQNIKESSMKSLNGYKVFISIALILGDGLYNFLKTLLFTVRSMHAAFKKKNAVISVSDKKDEPLDDLRRNEVFIRENIPIWIACVGYMLFSVISVIVVPIMFPQLKWYYVVVAYILAPCLSFCNAYGAGLTDMNMAYNYGKVALFVLAALAGEDNGVVAGLIGCGLIKSIASISSDLMHDLKTGHLTLTSPRSMILSQGIGTAIGCVVAPLSFFLFYTAFDVGNPNGEYKAPYALVYRNMAILGVEGFSALPQHCLQLCYGFFAFAVLTNLLRDIIPYKFGKWVPLPMAMAVPFLVGGYFAIDMCVGSLVVCVWRKVDRRKAGLMVPAVASGLICGDGLWILPSSILALAKVHPPICMNFLPGKSS from the exons ATGGTGAGCAGTGACAATAGAGAAATGGAGAATGAAGATTTGGAAGAAACGAGAGGCCAGGCGGAGGAGATGAATAGGATTCCTCCATGGAATAAACAGATAACAATTCGAGGAATTGTGGCTAGTTTAGTGATTGGGATTATTTACAGTATCATAGTAATGAAGCTCAATCTCACGACTGGACTTGTACCAAATCTCAATGTATCAGCCGCACTTCTTGCTTTTGTGTTTGTAAGAACATGGACAAAAATTCTTCAGAAGGCCAACTTCGTCACTACTCCGTTTACTAAACAAGAAAATACAACCATTCAGACTTGTGCTGTGGCTTGCTATAGTATTGCATTAGGAG GTGGCTTTGGATCTTATCTTCTTGGATTGGACAAAAAGACACTTGTGAAGGCTGGAGTTGATACAGAAGGGAATCCCACTGGGAGTTATAAAGAGCCTAAGCTTGATTGGATGATTGGATTTCTTTTTGTTGTTAGCTTTGTGGGGTTGTTTGCCTTGGTTCCTCTACGAAAG GTTATGATCTTAGATTATAAATTACCTTACCCAAGTGGAACTGCAACCGCTGTTCTTATAAATGGATTTCACACTACTAAAGGAGACAAGACGGCAAA GAAACAGGTTCGCGGATTCATGAAGTTCTTCTCACTTAGTTTCATATGGAGTTTCTTTCAGTGGTTTTTTTCTGGTGGGGAAAATTGCGGATTTGTCAATTTCCCTACGTTCGGATTGAAATCTTGGAAACAAAC ATTTTACTTTGATTTCAGCATGACGTATGTAGGAGCTGGAATGATTTGCTCCCACCTTGTGAACTTTTCTTTGCTTCTTGGAGCTGTGATTTCTTGGGGTGTAATATGGCCATTGATAAGCGAAAAGAACGGAGAATGGTACCCTCAAAACATCAAGGAAAGTAGCATGAAGAGTTTAAATGGTTACAAG GTCTTCATTTCTATCGCTCTTATTTTAGGTGATGGTCTCTACAATTTTCTCAAGACGCTGTTGTTTACTGTCAGAAGCATGCATGCTGCATTCAAGAAGAAGAATGCGGTTATATCAG TTTCAGACAAGAAAGACGAACCATTGGACGATCTGCGAAGAAATGAAGTATTCATAAGAGAAAACATTCCTATATGGATAGCATGTGTCGGTTACATGCTCTTCTCTGTAATTTCTGTAATTGTGGTCCCAATAATGTTTCCTCAGCTCAAGTGGTACTATGTTGTTGTGGCCTATATTCTTGCACCGTGTCTAAGCTTCTGCAATGCCTATGGTGCTGGTTTAACCGACATGAATATGGCTTATAATTATGGGAAAGTGGCTCTCTTCGTTCTTGCAGCCTTAGCCGGGGAAGACAATGGAGTAGTTGCAGGACTCATCGGATGCGGCCTAATCAAATCCATTGCTTCCATATCCTCGGACTTGATGCATGATTTGAAAACGGGGCATCTCACCTTAACATCCCCTCGATCCATGATTCTTAGTCAAGGTATTGGGACTGCCATTGGGTGTGTGGTGGCTCCTCTCTCATTCTTCCTCTTTTACACGGCCTTTGACGTGGGGAATCCCAATGGTGAATATAAGGCTCCTTATGCACTTGTATACCGAAACATGGCGATTCTCGGAGTGGAGGGCTTCTCTGCTCTGCCTCAACACTGCTTGCAACTCTGTTATGGGTTTTTTGCGTTTGCAGTGTTGACTAATCTGTTGAGAGATATAATACCCTATAAGTTCGGAAAATGGGTTCCTCTTCCTATGGCTATGGCGGTGCCATTTCTTGTGGGGGGTTATTTTGCCATTGATATGTGTGTCGGGAGTTTGGTTGTCTGTGTTTGGCGTAAGGTTGACAGAAGGAAGGCTGGTTTGATGGTGCCAGCAGTGGCTTCAGGTTTGATTTGTGGCGATGGGTTGTGGATTCTTCCGTCATCAATACTTGCTTTAGCTAAGGTTCATCCTCCAATCTGTATGAACTTCTTGCCTGGAAAGAGCTCATGA
- the LOC142530476 gene encoding uncharacterized protein LOC142530476, protein MRKYFALWAQLIGNNETGLGWDHNKMTVQADNKNPEYAKFRLRRPKNLDLLENIFKGSIATGYAAIAPSEDQPIHNNFNDDTNDLDVQLDGEFQSDVYINVESQEFMENSTMGADNSMQQRKRKRRESGEKRGPIATRLADQLDRVLQEFETQKSIHETPKDDPCSIENCLEVLRSLPGMVVGSEQFFIVTRVLGKKHNRQTFIGLKDSELQLGWAKTFTKDDLKRY, encoded by the exons atgagaaaatattttgcacTGTGGGCACAACTTATTGGAAATAATGAGACTGGCCTTGGTTGGGATCATAACAAGATGACCGTGCAAGCTGATAATA AAAATCCCGAGTATGCAAAGTTTAGATTGAGGAGACCCaagaatttagatttattggaaaatatatttaaagGTTCTATAGCAACTGGCTATGCTGCAATAGCACCATCAGAGGATCAACcaattcataataatttcaaCGATGATACAAATGATTTGGATGTTCAGTTAGATGGAGAGTTTCAAAGTGATGTTTATATTAATGTTGAAAGCCAAGAATTTATGGAAAACTCAACAATGGGAGCTGACAACTCTATGCAGCAAAGGAAGAGAAAAAGAAGGGAGAGTGGGGAAAAAAGAGGTCCCATTGCCACTAGGTTAGCCGATCAACTTGATCGTGTCCTTCAAGAATTTGAGACTCAAAAGTCTATACATGAAACACCAAAAGATGATCCATGTAGCATTGAAAATTGTCTGGAGGTTCTTCGTAGTTTGCCTGGTATGGTGGTTGGCAGTGAGCAATTCTTCATAGTTACTAGAGTTTTGGGTAAAAAGCATAATAGGCAAACATTTATCGGATTGAAGGACTCGGAACTGCAGCTTGGTTGGGCAAAGACATTCACTAAAGATGATTTGAAGCGTTATTAA
- the LOC142530477 gene encoding uncharacterized protein LOC142530477 yields MSASSGSTISDNSDASSDSDISVDSIRNTHVSKKRMVLLSLCGVTNYVLKYIVKEKCKTSWLSGSQWVAEILNGQPASVRNVQERFQHSGETVSRQFHSVLESIWKLSRDIIKPIDLNFTDVSEYIKNDKRYWPYFKDCIGAIDGTHICIRVPPSKQIDFIGRKGYTSTNVMAVCDFDMCFTFVWAGWEGSAHDSKIFKEAMPRERLHFPLPPEGKYYLVDACYPTFKGFMGPYKDTRYHLPQFRLAPKFRSKNEVFNYHHSSLRTIIERTFGVCKARWKVLQNMPTFCQDTQFKIIVACFALHNFIRRYDAAEDILEQLENIDDLQEIEQDGENVYVHDRGTRWQEPTQENITEMKELRDDIRNSLPIQGRH; encoded by the exons ATGTCTGCGAGTTCAGGCTCCACTATATCAGATAACTCTGATGCATCAAGTGATTCCGACATTTCCGTTGATTCTATTAGAAATACACATGTCTCTAAGAAAAGAATGGTTTTATTATCCTTGTGTGGTGTTACGaattatgttttgaaatataTTGTTAAAGAAAAATGTAAGACATCGTGGTTATCAGGGTCTCAATGGGTGGCAGAGATATTGAATG GTCAACCTGCTTCAGTTAGAAATGTTCAAGAGCGTTTTCAACACTCGGGGGAAACTGTTTCAAGACAGTTTCACAGCGTTTTAGAGTCCATATGGAAGTTGtcgagagatatcatcaaaccTATCGATCTTAATTTTACAGATGTCTCTGAATATATTAAGAATGACAAAAGATATTGGCCTTATTTTAAAGATTGTATAGGGGCTATTGATGGCACACATATATGCATTCGTGTTCCGCCTAGCAAGCAAATAGATTTCATTGGAAGAAAAGGGTATACTTCAACAAATGTTATGGCTGTATGCGACTTCGACATGTGCTTTACTTTTGTATGGGCTGGTTGGGAAGGTTCTGCTCAtgattctaaaatttttaaagaggCTATGCCCAGAGAGAGATTGCATTTTCCACTCCCACCTGAAG GTAAATATTATTTAGTTGATGCATGTTATCCTACTTTCAAAGGCTTTATGGGACCGTATAAAGATACTAGATATCATTTACCTCAATTTCGATTGGCTCCAAAGTTCAGAtcaaaaaatgaagtatttaaTTATCATCATTCCAGTTTAAGGACGATTATTGAAAGAACATTTGGAGTGTGCAAAGCACGATGGAAGGTATTACAAAATATGCCCACATTTTGTCAAGATACtcaatttaaaattatagtGGCATGTTTTGCTTTACACAATTTCATAAGGCGATACGATGCGGCTGAAGATATTCTTGAACAACTCGAAAATATtgatgatttacaagaaatcgagcaagatggtgaaaatgtttatgtccaTGACAGAGGTACGAGATGGCAAGAGCCAACACAAGAAAATATTacggaaatgaaagaattgagagATGACATAAGAAATTCACTGCCAATACAAGGTCGACATTGa
- the LOC142531471 gene encoding metal-nicotianamine transporter YSL3-like isoform X2, whose translation MIGFLFVVSFVGLFALVPLRKVMILDYKLPYPSGTATAVLINGFHTTKGDKTAKKQVRGFMKFFSLSFIWSFFQWFFSGGENCGFVNFPTFGLKSWKQTFYFDFSMTYVGAGMICSHLVNFSLLLGAVISWGVIWPLISEKNGEWYPQNIKESSMKSLNGYKVFISIALILGDGLYNFLKTLLFTVRSMHAAFKKKNAVISVSDKKDEPLDDLRRNEVFIRENIPIWIACVGYMLFSVISVIVVPIMFPQLKWYYVVVAYILAPCLSFCNAYGAGLTDMNMAYNYGKVALFVLAALAGEDNGVVAGLIGCGLIKSIASISSDLMHDLKTGHLTLTSPRSMILSQGIGTAIGCVVAPLSFFLFYTAFDVGNPNGEYKAPYALVYRNMAILGVEGFSALPQHCLQLCYGFFAFAVLTNLLRDIIPYKFGKWVPLPMAMAVPFLVGGYFAIDMCVGSLVVCVWRKVDRRKAGLMVPAVASGLICGDGLWILPSSILALAKVHPPICMNFLPGKSS comes from the exons ATGATTGGATTTCTTTTTGTTGTTAGCTTTGTGGGGTTGTTTGCCTTGGTTCCTCTACGAAAG GTTATGATCTTAGATTATAAATTACCTTACCCAAGTGGAACTGCAACCGCTGTTCTTATAAATGGATTTCACACTACTAAAGGAGACAAGACGGCAAA GAAACAGGTTCGCGGATTCATGAAGTTCTTCTCACTTAGTTTCATATGGAGTTTCTTTCAGTGGTTTTTTTCTGGTGGGGAAAATTGCGGATTTGTCAATTTCCCTACGTTCGGATTGAAATCTTGGAAACAAAC ATTTTACTTTGATTTCAGCATGACGTATGTAGGAGCTGGAATGATTTGCTCCCACCTTGTGAACTTTTCTTTGCTTCTTGGAGCTGTGATTTCTTGGGGTGTAATATGGCCATTGATAAGCGAAAAGAACGGAGAATGGTACCCTCAAAACATCAAGGAAAGTAGCATGAAGAGTTTAAATGGTTACAAG GTCTTCATTTCTATCGCTCTTATTTTAGGTGATGGTCTCTACAATTTTCTCAAGACGCTGTTGTTTACTGTCAGAAGCATGCATGCTGCATTCAAGAAGAAGAATGCGGTTATATCAG TTTCAGACAAGAAAGACGAACCATTGGACGATCTGCGAAGAAATGAAGTATTCATAAGAGAAAACATTCCTATATGGATAGCATGTGTCGGTTACATGCTCTTCTCTGTAATTTCTGTAATTGTGGTCCCAATAATGTTTCCTCAGCTCAAGTGGTACTATGTTGTTGTGGCCTATATTCTTGCACCGTGTCTAAGCTTCTGCAATGCCTATGGTGCTGGTTTAACCGACATGAATATGGCTTATAATTATGGGAAAGTGGCTCTCTTCGTTCTTGCAGCCTTAGCCGGGGAAGACAATGGAGTAGTTGCAGGACTCATCGGATGCGGCCTAATCAAATCCATTGCTTCCATATCCTCGGACTTGATGCATGATTTGAAAACGGGGCATCTCACCTTAACATCCCCTCGATCCATGATTCTTAGTCAAGGTATTGGGACTGCCATTGGGTGTGTGGTGGCTCCTCTCTCATTCTTCCTCTTTTACACGGCCTTTGACGTGGGGAATCCCAATGGTGAATATAAGGCTCCTTATGCACTTGTATACCGAAACATGGCGATTCTCGGAGTGGAGGGCTTCTCTGCTCTGCCTCAACACTGCTTGCAACTCTGTTATGGGTTTTTTGCGTTTGCAGTGTTGACTAATCTGTTGAGAGATATAATACCCTATAAGTTCGGAAAATGGGTTCCTCTTCCTATGGCTATGGCGGTGCCATTTCTTGTGGGGGGTTATTTTGCCATTGATATGTGTGTCGGGAGTTTGGTTGTCTGTGTTTGGCGTAAGGTTGACAGAAGGAAGGCTGGTTTGATGGTGCCAGCAGTGGCTTCAGGTTTGATTTGTGGCGATGGGTTGTGGATTCTTCCGTCATCAATACTTGCTTTAGCTAAGGTTCATCCTCCAATCTGTATGAACTTCTTGCCTGGAAAGAGCTCATGA
- the LOC142530478 gene encoding protein S40-2-like: MVELIAGATRSSSGDFLQQPPLELYESDVVWSFLSSPDSTSPSPPFMHDRRRHNRFSTPQSGLSAVLGNDHLRLFSSQSKIIPASPRSENVQVKFHQSAPVNIPVWPKQFHGNFNEINDGDGYLKRLDEVEEEEDEKMVPPHVIVARSHVTFSVFEGVGRTLKGRDLRRVRNAVFRKTGFID; encoded by the coding sequence ATGGTGGAGTTGATCGCCGGCGCCACCCGCTCATCCTCCGGCGACTTCCTCCAACAACCTCCGCTCGAGCTTTATGAAAGTGACGTCGTTTGGTCCTTCCTCTCGTCCCCCGATTCAACCTCCCCTTCTCCGCCGTTCATGCACGATCGCCGCCGCCACAATCGCTTTAGTACTCCTCAATCCGGTCTTTCGGCCGTGCTTGGCAACGACCATCTCCGCCTTTTCAGCAGCCAATCGAAGATAATCCCAGCGTCGCCGAGGTCGGAGAATGTTCAGGTGAAATTCCACCAGTCGGCTCCGGTTAATATCCCCGTCTGGCCGAAGCAGTTTCACGGCAACTTTAATGAAATTAATGACGGTGATGGTTATCTGAAGAGGTTAGatgaggtggaggaggaggaagaTGAGAAAATGGTGCCGCCTCACGTGATCGTGGCGCGATCGCACGTGACTTTCTCGGTTTTCGAAGGCGTGGGGAGGACGCTGAAGGGAAGGGACTTACGCCGCGTTCGAAATGCGGTGTTTCGGAAAACAGGTTTCATTGATTGA